From Xanthomonas sp. 10-10:
ACGGCATCGACACCACGCGCGTCTTCAAGCCGGCCGCATCCAGCGTCTTCTTGGCTTCCACCGCCAGGCCCACTTCCGAACCAGTACCGATCAGTATCACGTCGGGCGTACCGCCTTCGGCATCGGCCAGCACGTAGCCACCGCGTTCGATCAGCTTGAGCTGCTCGGCACTGCGCGGCTGGTGCTGCAGATTCTGGCGACTGAAGATCAGGCAGCTAGGGCCGTCCTTGCGGGTGATGGCTGCCTTCCAGCTCACCGCCGATTCCACCGCATCGCCCGGGCGCCACACATCGTTGTTGGGGATGTAGCGCAGCGAGGCCAGGTGTTCCACCGGCTGATGGGTCGGGCCGTCCTCGCCCAGGCCGATCGAGTCGTGCGTATACACGTGGATGGCGTGCGCCGGATTCAGCGCACTCATGCGCACGCCGTTGCGGGCGTAGTCGCTGAACACCAGGAAGGTGGCATCGAACGGAATGAAGCCGCCATGCAGCGCCAGGCCGTTGGCAATGGCGGTCATGCCGAACTCGCGCACCCCGTAGTAGACATAGTTGGCATCCGGGTCGTCGGTGGCCACCGACTTGCTGGCCTTCCACAGGGTCAGGTTGGAATGCGCCAGATCGGCCGAACCGCCGATCAGTTCCGGCAACAAGGGGGCGAACGCTTCGATCGCAAGCTGCGAGGCCTTGCGCGAGGCGATGGTCTGGCCGTCTTCCTGCGCCTTGGCGATGTAGGCATCGGCCTGGGCGATGAAGTCTGCCGGCAGCTCGGCGTGCGAGCGACGGGTCAGCTCGGCGGCTTCGGCCGCGTACTGCTTGCCGTATTTGTCGAACAGCTGCTCCCACTCGGCCTGACGCAGTGTGCCGGTGCCGCCTGCGCGCCAGCCGGCGTAGATCTCTTCGGGGATTTCGAACGGGCCGTACGACCATTCCAGCGCCTTGCGGGCGCCCTCGAGTTCTTCCTTGCCCAGCGGCGCGCCATGCGAGGATTCCTTGCCGGCCTTGGTCGGCGCACCGAAGCCGATCTTGGTGCGGCAGCAGATCAGGGTCGGCTTGTCGCTGTTTTCCAGCGCCGCTTCAATCGCCGCCTTGATCTTGTCGGCGTCATGCCCGTCGACATCGCGGATCACGTGCCAGCCATAGGCCTCGAAACGCGCCGGGGTGTTGTCGCTGAACCAGCCGGCGGTGTTGCCGTCGATGGAGATCTGGTTGTTGTCCCAGAACGCCACCAGCTTGCCCAGGCCCCAGGTACCGGCCAGCGAAGCAGCTTCGTGCGAAATGCCTTCCATCAGGCAGCCGTCGCCCATGAACACCCAGGTGCGGTGATCGACGATTTCCAGCTCAGGCCGGTTGTAGCGCTGCGCCAGCAGCTTCTCGGCCAGCGCAAAGCCCACGGCGTTGGCAAAGCCCTGCCCCAGAGGGCCGGTGGTGGTCTCGACGCCCGGGGTTTCGCTACGCTCGGGGTGGCCGGCGGTCTTGCTGTGCAGCTGACGGAACTGCTTGAGCTGCTCGATCGGCAGGTCGTAGCCGGACAGGTGCAGCAACGCGTACTGCAACATCGACCCATGCCCGTTGGACAGCACGAAGCGGTCGCGGTTGAACCATTGCGGGTTGTTCGGGTTGTGCCGGAAATAATCGTTCCACAGCACTTCGGCGATATCGGCCATGCCCATGGGCATGCCGGGATGGCCGGACTTGGCGGCTTCGACCGCATCTGCGGCGAGAAAACGGATGGCGTTGGCCAGCTGGCGGCGGGTGGGCTGGGTCATGGGCGTCTATGGAAGCGGAGGGGAACACCGCTGGAAGCGGAGACGCCTATTCTCCCACACACCGCGTTACGGGGATCGCGAGTCGGGGAATGGGGAATGGGGAATCGGATGCAGCGTTGCAGGTTAGTCGCTAACGCCCCTTGCACCACAACTCCTGCCGCAATGCGGCACGCCCCCCATTGCACGTACCGATCGCACCAGCCCGCTCTACCCATTCCCCATTCTCGATTCCCTATTCCTCGCCTTTGGCGACCAGGGTCGTCAGTGCCAGATCACCCGTCACGTTCAGCGCCGTCCGGCACATATCCAGGAAGTGATTGACGCCCAGGATCATGCCGATGCCGACCGGGTTGACCCCGACCATCGCGCAGATCAGCGCTACCACCGGCAGCGAGCCGGACGGCACGCCCGCAGTGCCGATGCCGCCCAGGATGCAGACCAGCATCACCATGAACTGCTGGCCGAGGCTCAAGTCCACGTTGAAGAACTGCGCCAGGAAGATCACCGTCACCCCTTCGAACAAGGCAGTGCCGTTCTGGTTGGCGGTGGCGCCCACGGTGAGCACGAAGCGCGACACCCGAGGCGGCAGGCCCATCTCGTCGGCCACGCGCAGGGCGGTGG
This genomic window contains:
- the tkt gene encoding transketolase, yielding MTQPTRRQLANAIRFLAADAVEAAKSGHPGMPMGMADIAEVLWNDYFRHNPNNPQWFNRDRFVLSNGHGSMLQYALLHLSGYDLPIEQLKQFRQLHSKTAGHPERSETPGVETTTGPLGQGFANAVGFALAEKLLAQRYNRPELEIVDHRTWVFMGDGCLMEGISHEAASLAGTWGLGKLVAFWDNNQISIDGNTAGWFSDNTPARFEAYGWHVIRDVDGHDADKIKAAIEAALENSDKPTLICCRTKIGFGAPTKAGKESSHGAPLGKEELEGARKALEWSYGPFEIPEEIYAGWRAGGTGTLRQAEWEQLFDKYGKQYAAEAAELTRRSHAELPADFIAQADAYIAKAQEDGQTIASRKASQLAIEAFAPLLPELIGGSADLAHSNLTLWKASKSVATDDPDANYVYYGVREFGMTAIANGLALHGGFIPFDATFLVFSDYARNGVRMSALNPAHAIHVYTHDSIGLGEDGPTHQPVEHLASLRYIPNNDVWRPGDAVESAVSWKAAITRKDGPSCLIFSRQNLQHQPRSAEQLKLIERGGYVLADAEGGTPDVILIGTGSEVGLAVEAKKTLDAAGLKTRVVSMPSTDVFDRQDAAYRESVLPNAVRKRVAVEAGVTGFWRKYVGLDGDVVGIDTFGASAPADQLYAYFKITAEHVVAAAKAL